A genomic window from Candidatus Latescibacter sp. includes:
- a CDS encoding uroporphyrinogen decarboxylase family protein codes for MKPRDIFLQALERKPTSRPATGSATSIVTVDLMEKTGFFFPDVHFDPGKMAGLAEAGYTELGFDNVMPLFSVSHESAALGCRTDWGSIDKMPDCRGGLYGIEDEIIIPPDFLARPECRVPLRALEILKKRHGSEVAVVGKVFGPWTLGYHLFGVEEFLINTILNPDAVKCAISTLKEVTVAFGKAQIEAGADALTLGDHATRDLCSPLAYRDFLKDVHFEINERLACPIILHICGETGDRIGYIRETGVACFHFDSKVPAGTARELAGEKLSLMGGTSNFDIILKGTPESIAADVRKKKAVGIDIIGPECAVPLNAPWKNLMMIAEEVKRG; via the coding sequence ATGAAACCGCGCGATATATTTTTACAGGCGCTGGAGAGAAAACCGACGTCCCGGCCGGCAACAGGCAGCGCCACTTCCATAGTCACAGTCGACCTGATGGAGAAAACCGGTTTCTTCTTTCCCGATGTGCACTTTGATCCGGGAAAGATGGCCGGGCTTGCGGAGGCAGGGTATACAGAGCTTGGCTTCGATAATGTCATGCCCCTGTTCAGTGTCAGTCACGAATCGGCGGCCCTGGGCTGCCGGACCGACTGGGGAAGCATCGACAAGATGCCGGACTGCCGCGGAGGGTTGTACGGGATCGAGGATGAGATCATCATCCCGCCGGATTTTCTTGCCAGGCCGGAATGCCGTGTTCCGCTTCGAGCGCTTGAAATTCTGAAAAAACGGCATGGCAGCGAGGTCGCGGTGGTCGGGAAGGTATTCGGCCCCTGGACTCTTGGGTATCACCTGTTCGGAGTGGAGGAATTCCTGATCAACACCATTCTTAATCCGGATGCGGTGAAATGTGCGATCTCAACCCTGAAAGAGGTTACTGTCGCTTTCGGGAAAGCGCAGATCGAGGCAGGCGCGGACGCCCTGACCCTGGGCGACCATGCCACCAGGGACCTCTGCTCGCCGCTTGCGTACCGTGATTTTCTGAAAGATGTCCATTTTGAGATCAACGAACGCCTTGCCTGCCCCATAATCCTGCATATCTGCGGGGAAACCGGCGACCGTATCGGGTATATCCGTGAGACTGGCGTCGCCTGTTTTCATTTCGATTCCAAAGTCCCGGCCGGAACCGCCCGCGAACTGGCTGGTGAGAAGCTCTCGCTCATGGGCGGCACGAGCAATTTCGACATAATCCTGAAGGGTACTCCCGAATCCATCGCCGCGGATGTGCGAAAGAAAAAGGCTGTCGGCATCGATATCATCGGCCCGGAATGCGCGGTCCCGCTCAATGCGCCATGGAAAAACCTGATGATGATAGCGGAGGAAGTAAAGAGGGGGTGA
- a CDS encoding M20/M25/M40 family metallo-hydrolase has product MIDKEHILQTCLDFHEETAAFLDRLVRFESISGYEDSAMEWLHGQFWEAADECELVPVPEEIVNDPDYAFRTDDRPYSGRPNVRAVFKGAGNGKRVILNSHVDVVPPSMGQERPFEPYIRDGALYGRGAADDKGQVAVIWTMLKVMKKLGIRPPGDVIIHLVIEEETGGNGTLAFIRRGEIADYCVIMEPCSNNIITSTRGAVWFTGTVFGQAGHPGSSQTTVSALKMAIEAMRIIEEYHDELLAKTHADDPLFLKFKNPMSVTFGQLNAGDWPAMAPQKAVFKGVFGLLTTPKEEVMRELVERVKTRGPEWLRDHCEMTFQYRHDTCRIDPRLPFVQKLVDCYQAMGVKTEIAAQPASSDTWFYTNIMKIPALSTGAGEIADCHTATEKVTLRELSVEAAIMILFLCS; this is encoded by the coding sequence ATGATCGATAAAGAACACATTCTTCAAACCTGCCTTGACTTTCATGAGGAAACCGCCGCCTTCCTTGACCGGCTTGTGCGTTTTGAATCGATAAGCGGCTATGAAGACTCGGCGATGGAGTGGCTGCACGGTCAATTTTGGGAGGCGGCGGATGAATGCGAGCTGGTCCCCGTTCCCGAAGAGATTGTAAACGACCCGGATTACGCCTTCCGTACCGATGACCGTCCCTATTCAGGCAGGCCCAATGTGCGTGCGGTGTTCAAGGGCGCGGGCAACGGAAAGCGGGTGATTCTCAATTCCCATGTGGATGTGGTTCCGCCTTCGATGGGGCAGGAGAGGCCCTTTGAACCTTACATCAGGGATGGCGCTCTCTATGGCCGCGGCGCCGCCGACGACAAGGGGCAGGTTGCGGTAATCTGGACCATGCTCAAAGTCATGAAAAAGCTGGGCATCAGGCCGCCCGGCGATGTAATCATCCACCTTGTCATCGAAGAGGAGACCGGCGGCAACGGAACCCTCGCGTTCATTCGCCGCGGTGAGATCGCCGATTACTGTGTCATCATGGAACCCTGCTCTAATAATATTATCACCTCAACCCGTGGAGCGGTCTGGTTCACCGGAACCGTATTCGGCCAGGCGGGGCATCCCGGCTCCTCGCAAACTACGGTGAGCGCCCTCAAGATGGCCATCGAGGCCATGCGTATCATCGAGGAATACCACGACGAGCTCCTGGCAAAGACCCATGCCGACGATCCGCTGTTCCTGAAATTCAAAAATCCCATGTCAGTGACCTTCGGGCAGCTCAATGCAGGGGACTGGCCTGCAATGGCGCCCCAGAAGGCCGTGTTCAAGGGAGTTTTCGGGCTGCTCACCACTCCGAAGGAAGAGGTCATGCGGGAACTTGTCGAGCGGGTCAAAACCCGTGGGCCGGAATGGCTCAGGGACCATTGCGAGATGACCTTCCAGTACCGTCACGACACCTGCCGTATCGATCCCAGGCTTCCTTTTGTGCAAAAACTGGTGGATTGCTACCAGGCCATGGGAGTGAAGACCGAGATAGCCGCCCAGCCGGCTTCATCCGACACCTGGTTCTATACGAACATCATGAAAATTCCCGCGCTGAGCACCGGCGCCGGGGAGATTGCCGACTGCCATACTGCCACGGAGAAGGTCACACTGCGGGAACTGTCGGTGGAAGCGGCGATCATGATTCTTTTCCTCTGCTCATAG
- a CDS encoding DUF2283 domain-containing protein, which translates to MAPIVVDEYVRMISAVKHSPKQSLWSTYDPEADVLYVNFKKPSHADNSELTDDDIIIRYEHGEVIGLTIMNASKRLLGE; encoded by the coding sequence ATGGCCCCTATAGTAGTTGACGAATATGTTCGGATGATTTCCGCCGTGAAACACTCCCCCAAACAATCTCTTTGGTCTACATACGATCCCGAAGCGGATGTGCTGTATGTAAATTTCAAAAAACCGAGTCACGCCGACAACAGCGAATTGACTGATGACGACATCATAATACGTTACGAACATGGCGAGGTCATCGGCCTCACCATCATGAACGCCAGCAAACGCCTCCTGGGGGAATGA
- a CDS encoding DUF4861 family protein: MKYLTVFLLIVLFPFHAGSQSRGPDYQWYTEGNYIPATRVKVVLKNVLDFGRTYCPVIIPRKDFPIPNISDFYVTVVDPSLPSDTEPTEAEIKAVGGWKTRQETNGHYLRYQLDDLDKDGLWDELYFACDIKPKETKTVYVYVQPPQQLWLRGLYRHETHCIIGNYERNFIPWWESEVIGWKIATLTDVDLFGKRERIMITPMECIENWAGYNRPYRYGLDILLVGSTFGAAGLCLFEEPAIPDSVSRPRFSPTSKEGQYYNTRYSRDVVVNGPMRSIILVRTMDWRSGKGLYALDQYYTAYADKYYSTCKAVFKTFVPEEKKTLFGCGMRAIMDQYDYYQKGGTVISYGKNVVIESPSPDEKGQEKVRAVLDFEGLALVVKDKYKPQYQYVKSYGGNHCFRIPVNDEKTFEYLFAGAWSEGLDNKNREAFQDYVLKAAQEFNNPLDIVEYTIEKK; this comes from the coding sequence TTGAAATATCTTACCGTGTTCTTGCTGATAGTTCTCTTTCCTTTCCACGCCGGGTCACAATCCAGGGGACCGGATTATCAATGGTATACCGAAGGCAATTACATTCCCGCAACACGGGTGAAAGTTGTGTTGAAAAATGTTCTTGATTTCGGCCGTACATACTGTCCGGTAATCATCCCTCGAAAAGATTTTCCCATCCCCAATATCAGCGATTTTTACGTGACTGTCGTCGACCCTTCCCTGCCATCGGACACGGAACCGACCGAGGCGGAGATAAAAGCTGTCGGCGGCTGGAAAACCCGTCAGGAAACCAACGGCCATTATCTTCGGTATCAGCTCGACGATCTTGACAAGGACGGGCTATGGGATGAACTGTATTTTGCCTGTGATATAAAGCCAAAGGAAACAAAAACTGTTTATGTATATGTGCAACCGCCTCAGCAATTATGGCTTCGAGGGCTTTACAGACATGAAACACATTGCATCATAGGCAATTACGAACGCAATTTTATACCCTGGTGGGAATCGGAAGTGATCGGATGGAAAATCGCCACCCTTACCGATGTGGATTTATTCGGCAAGCGGGAACGTATCATGATAACGCCAATGGAATGCATCGAAAACTGGGCCGGGTATAACAGGCCGTATAGATACGGCCTGGACATTCTCCTTGTCGGCAGCACTTTTGGAGCAGCCGGGCTCTGCCTTTTTGAAGAGCCGGCCATTCCCGATTCGGTTTCACGGCCAAGATTCAGCCCCACGAGCAAAGAGGGGCAGTATTATAATACACGGTATTCGCGGGATGTTGTGGTCAACGGCCCCATGAGAAGCATAATCCTTGTCCGAACCATGGACTGGCGTTCCGGAAAAGGATTGTATGCTCTCGACCAATACTATACCGCTTACGCCGATAAATATTATTCGACCTGCAAGGCGGTATTTAAAACCTTCGTTCCGGAGGAAAAGAAAACGCTTTTCGGCTGCGGCATGAGAGCCATTATGGATCAATACGACTACTACCAGAAAGGCGGCACGGTCATTTCTTACGGGAAAAATGTCGTCATCGAGTCGCCCAGTCCCGATGAAAAAGGGCAGGAAAAGGTGCGGGCTGTTCTTGATTTTGAAGGTCTCGCGCTTGTGGTCAAAGACAAATACAAACCGCAGTACCAGTATGTTAAATCCTATGGCGGAAACCATTGTTTCAGGATACCGGTTAATGACGAAAAGACCTTTGAATATCTTTTCGCCGGCGCATGGAGCGAGGGGCTCGACAATAAAAATCGGGAAGCTTTCCAGGATTATGTATTGAAGGCCGCCCAGGAATTCAATAATCCGCTGGACATCGTTGAATACACCATTGAAAAGAAATAG
- a CDS encoding DUF2442 domain-containing protein, translated as MNTVANSEPRIIGLKVTNESIKAQLADGRTVSVPLAWSWRLSEATPEQRKNFEIMGNGEGVHWPDIDEDISANGMLCGTPARRAKHVAKSI; from the coding sequence ATGAACACTGTGGCGAATAGCGAGCCGCGTATTATAGGATTGAAAGTGACGAATGAGAGCATTAAAGCGCAATTGGCGGATGGCAGGACGGTGAGCGTGCCGTTGGCGTGGTCATGGCGTTTATCGGAAGCAACACCAGAGCAACGAAAAAACTTTGAGATCATGGGAAACGGAGAAGGAGTTCATTGGCCTGATATAGATGAGGACATCAGCGCCAATGGGATGCTCTGTGGAACGCCTGCGCGTCGTGCTAAACATGTAGCGAAATCTATTTGA
- a CDS encoding aldo/keto reductase, translated as MNRRYFFMSAAAPVLAASGCSVLSGVKMKTGTISRKKLGKTGIDVSQFGFGSHLKPVLIKNPKLRDRMIKAGFERGISTFDVYDHGGYKQFEPMGKSVRGFRKEAVISLCAVKSNKEMQAEIDEALQKFYTDYIDLYRTQTLNDERIAILEKNRKAGKIRAVGVVSHDAVQMSGFVEKYKDVLDFVMIVYNFHHSIGRPKKGSGMPPNDYSALIPRCSALGLGILGIKPMGSDDMVAFALNKGYYKKGPSLSHAMLRYAFANDQIDCVMTAMNTSGELASNLEAAYRPAFSREEEALLRSLNRDADSMRAEYLTPKYRWLESWAARTV; from the coding sequence ATGAACAGGCGATATTTTTTCATGAGCGCGGCTGCACCCGTCCTGGCAGCATCCGGATGTTCGGTGTTATCCGGAGTGAAGATGAAGACCGGAACTATCTCCCGGAAGAAGCTGGGAAAAACCGGGATCGATGTTTCACAGTTCGGGTTCGGTTCGCACCTGAAACCCGTGCTTATCAAGAATCCGAAGCTCCGTGACCGTATGATCAAAGCAGGATTCGAGCGAGGGATTTCCACATTCGATGTATACGACCACGGCGGGTATAAACAGTTCGAGCCTATGGGCAAAAGTGTGAGGGGATTCCGAAAGGAAGCGGTGATTTCACTCTGCGCGGTAAAATCGAACAAGGAAATGCAGGCTGAGATCGATGAGGCCCTTCAGAAATTTTATACCGATTACATCGACCTGTACCGTACTCAGACGTTGAACGACGAGCGTATCGCCATCCTGGAGAAGAACAGGAAAGCCGGAAAAATCCGTGCTGTCGGAGTTGTGTCCCATGACGCTGTCCAGATGTCCGGGTTTGTGGAGAAATATAAGGATGTTCTTGATTTTGTCATGATCGTTTACAATTTCCACCATAGCATCGGCCGCCCTAAAAAAGGCTCCGGGATGCCGCCGAATGATTACTCCGCCCTCATACCCCGGTGCTCCGCACTGGGACTGGGTATACTCGGCATCAAACCCATGGGCAGCGACGACATGGTCGCCTTTGCCTTGAACAAAGGATATTATAAAAAAGGTCCCTCTCTCAGCCATGCCATGCTGAGGTATGCGTTTGCCAATGACCAGATAGACTGCGTTATGACAGCAATGAATACTTCCGGAGAGCTGGCGTCCAATCTTGAAGCAGCGTACCGGCCGGCGTTCTCCCGCGAAGAAGAAGCGCTCCTGAGGTCGCTGAACCGCGATGCAGATTCCATGCGGGCGGAATACCTTACCCCGAAGTACCGCTGGCTGGAGAGTTGGGCTGCCAGAACGGTATAA
- a CDS encoding carbon-nitrogen hydrolase family protein gives MLRIGIAQVPQTPYIGKNLDKVLEYMDKAVRAGVELLCFPETHIPGYRVGLLEPDSPVNEDALERASETICAKAKELAMGVIFGTETPNPGGKPFNSAQVVNEKGELLTVHHKSRLTPADARAYAFPQSGPTAFTFKGVPMGVVICFEGFRYPENVRMLAKGGAKIVFHPQCNHFFASMSWKLPVHEALITARAAENTVWFVSANMCHPANNCRSLVVAPNGLIQEASVLGQEMLLTANIDPYRATHAFLKDDLDEMARALGEA, from the coding sequence ATGCTTCGCATCGGCATCGCACAAGTTCCCCAGACTCCATACATCGGAAAAAACCTTGACAAAGTCCTTGAATATATGGATAAAGCCGTGAGAGCGGGAGTGGAACTCCTCTGCTTTCCGGAGACGCATATCCCCGGCTACCGCGTGGGGCTGCTCGAACCGGACTCCCCGGTGAACGAGGACGCGCTCGAACGGGCGTCTGAGACCATCTGCGCGAAGGCGAAGGAGCTTGCAATGGGAGTGATTTTCGGAACTGAGACGCCCAATCCCGGAGGGAAACCGTTCAACAGCGCCCAAGTAGTAAACGAGAAGGGTGAACTTCTCACGGTGCATCACAAATCGAGGCTTACCCCGGCGGACGCCCGGGCTTATGCGTTCCCGCAGAGCGGCCCTACCGCATTCACTTTCAAAGGCGTGCCGATGGGGGTTGTCATCTGTTTCGAGGGATTCCGATACCCGGAGAATGTGCGGATGCTGGCAAAAGGTGGCGCGAAGATAGTTTTCCATCCGCAGTGCAACCATTTTTTTGCGAGCATGTCGTGGAAACTGCCGGTACACGAGGCGCTCATCACCGCGCGCGCCGCCGAGAACACCGTGTGGTTCGTCTCGGCGAACATGTGCCACCCTGCCAATAATTGCCGCTCGCTTGTGGTCGCCCCCAACGGTCTTATCCAGGAAGCCTCGGTGCTTGGCCAGGAGATGCTCCTCACCGCGAACATCGACCCATATCGGGCCACTCATGCATTCCTCAAGGATGACCTGGACGAAATGGCAAGGGCGCTTGGGGAAGCATAA
- a CDS encoding DUF4160 domain-containing protein yields MPTVHGIPGPYRLFFYSFDCNESKHVHVRRERMLCKFWLEPVALAANDGFPPAELNRIRALIVRHLENILEAWNEHCGE; encoded by the coding sequence ATGCCTACCGTTCACGGTATTCCTGGTCCGTACCGTCTATTTTTCTACAGTTTTGACTGCAATGAGTCAAAACACGTTCACGTTCGCCGTGAACGCATGTTGTGTAAGTTTTGGCTTGAGCCGGTAGCCCTGGCTGCCAACGATGGATTCCCACCGGCAGAATTGAATCGTATTCGCGCCCTTATTGTCAGACACTTGGAGAATATCTTGGAGGCATGGAATGAACACTGTGGCGAATAG